A window of Natrinema versiforme contains these coding sequences:
- a CDS encoding cell division protein FtsZ: protein MTNLCKICMAREGEWERATLVEHIRAAHGDEPASVEQVYPELREEVFAAESESESTDPGPGPEPGTPPETPSEELLDSSYGKKWFLIGVGGAGNNLLDAVLLRRETLSENNERRARIWEGGLAGYGALNTNVSELEQTYYAQEENDYSRNDLLPNCIIGSGRHDYAGAGYRWDIGRQLMEADFEGDADPFRERWDMRTDHIKDSQAVMFVHSVTKGTGCGATPVLAEKLRTEVLADETIVPKPLFSSVVIPSEGTEYSEYGGRAKVNGVVGLARTSRAVDAIIPFDNNRLENVQADIRPRIDRLEEYNPPQYTEINRPLVAFLEAFTMSSVPQFLDRDATMSIMGDVFDPADSFRPVEDKYQLNPDVSFTPAVILAPVLGRSRANAIDRSKLEILVRNALFQNKLAEFDPTTAWGGTFLAYGPPEKMDDVSEFVADGTLTEIISGEEFLDAGDVSGIETVDVHVKQLVTPDLDDVYLWGTLWNPEMPSLSDMYDQAQRLKQEGNSEQAENVREEWDAVEALFSSLGRENMA from the coding sequence ATGACGAATCTCTGTAAAATCTGTATGGCGCGGGAGGGTGAGTGGGAGCGGGCGACCCTCGTCGAACACATCCGAGCCGCACACGGCGACGAACCGGCCTCCGTCGAACAGGTGTATCCGGAGTTGCGCGAGGAGGTCTTCGCCGCGGAGTCCGAGTCGGAGTCAACCGACCCCGGGCCCGGACCCGAACCGGGGACGCCGCCCGAGACGCCGAGCGAGGAGTTGCTCGATAGCTCGTACGGCAAGAAGTGGTTCCTCATCGGCGTCGGCGGCGCGGGGAACAACCTCCTCGACGCGGTCCTGTTGCGCCGCGAGACGCTGTCGGAGAACAACGAGCGCCGCGCGCGGATCTGGGAGGGCGGCCTCGCCGGCTACGGGGCGCTGAACACGAACGTCAGCGAACTCGAGCAGACCTACTACGCACAGGAGGAAAACGACTACAGCCGCAACGATCTGCTGCCGAACTGTATCATCGGCTCGGGTCGACACGATTACGCGGGGGCCGGCTACCGATGGGACATCGGCAGACAGCTCATGGAGGCCGATTTTGAGGGGGACGCCGACCCGTTCCGGGAGCGGTGGGACATGCGGACCGATCACATCAAAGATTCCCAAGCGGTGATGTTCGTCCACAGCGTGACGAAAGGCACCGGCTGCGGCGCGACGCCGGTGCTCGCCGAGAAGCTCAGAACGGAGGTCCTCGCGGACGAGACGATCGTCCCGAAGCCGCTGTTCAGCAGCGTCGTTATCCCGTCGGAGGGGACCGAGTACTCGGAGTACGGCGGCCGCGCGAAGGTAAACGGGGTCGTCGGACTCGCGCGCACCTCGCGAGCGGTCGACGCGATCATCCCCTTCGACAACAACCGCCTCGAGAACGTCCAGGCGGACATCCGCCCGCGGATCGACCGCCTCGAGGAGTACAACCCGCCGCAGTACACGGAGATCAACCGGCCGCTCGTGGCGTTTCTCGAGGCGTTTACCATGTCGTCGGTGCCGCAGTTCCTCGATCGGGACGCGACGATGTCGATCATGGGCGACGTGTTCGATCCGGCCGACAGCTTCCGGCCGGTCGAAGACAAGTACCAGCTGAACCCCGACGTGTCGTTCACGCCGGCCGTGATCCTCGCGCCGGTGCTCGGGCGGTCGCGGGCGAACGCCATCGATCGATCGAAACTCGAGATCCTCGTCCGGAACGCGCTGTTCCAGAACAAGCTGGCCGAGTTCGATCCGACGACCGCGTGGGGTGGGACGTTCCTGGCGTACGGCCCTCCGGAGAAGATGGACGACGTCTCGGAGTTCGTCGCCGACGGCACGCTGACCGAGATCATCTCCGGCGAGGAGTTCCTCGACGCGGGCGACGTCTCGGGGATCGAAACCGTCGACGTCCACGTCAAACAGCTCGTCACGCCCGACCTCGACGACGTCTACCTCTGGGGGACGCTGTGGAACCCGGAGATGCCGTCGCTTTCGGACATGTACGATCAGGCCCAGCGGCTGAAACAGGAGGGCAATAGCGAACAGGCCGAGAACGTCCGCGAGGAGTGGGACGCGGTCGAGGCATTGTTTTCCTCGCTCGGACGGGAGAACATGGCTTGA
- a CDS encoding cell division protein FtsZ: MTYLFVGAGQAGGAIVDSIFDYTDDSLLGLFDSADISTLGRPLVFNSTMRDLQNLSNVPPEDQYGVAEQHGLVQGTEPGFEEMVTGGFGRNPVDADEVMAEHAPQVQTILGEKFDPSFANDAGAAFDDAPEDEDGDPVDGDSLEDDASAETDPEPAIEPTGSGVQFAFLFLGLGGGTGCGIGPHLAREIKAFTDGRTKVVAVAVLPNTQNADTVGGSADDGDDEDDVSAGRQAWNARYGLDRLEEEVDGIVLVDNQRISYLDSAGGEFGEYNEYVAASIYDLVAGPVLSGIDPSAVDGIDTPDIDVRDIVTSLSFGVAGEESEPGYAAIGRSVTMTRSLSGYLLPFVGKRNIDSAALSRLSAAKQTLAKADVEDAQKAISLIRAPKSNLGSGGHSVEIGTVKRYLEGTSNLSEVNLGVAMSDRNLASVTTLLTYRREDLDRIADIEAAAEAYEAETEELLA, translated from the coding sequence ATGACGTACCTGTTCGTTGGGGCCGGACAAGCGGGGGGTGCGATCGTCGATTCGATATTCGATTACACCGACGATTCGCTGCTGGGGTTGTTCGATTCGGCCGACATTTCGACGCTCGGTCGGCCGCTGGTGTTCAATTCGACGATGCGGGACCTCCAGAACCTCTCGAACGTGCCGCCCGAAGATCAGTACGGAGTCGCAGAGCAACACGGGCTCGTCCAGGGGACCGAGCCCGGGTTCGAGGAGATGGTGACCGGCGGGTTCGGTCGGAATCCGGTCGATGCCGACGAGGTGATGGCCGAGCACGCGCCGCAGGTCCAGACGATCCTGGGCGAGAAGTTCGATCCCTCGTTCGCGAACGACGCCGGCGCGGCGTTCGACGACGCGCCCGAAGACGAGGACGGCGACCCGGTCGACGGTGACTCGCTCGAGGATGACGCATCGGCCGAGACCGATCCCGAACCGGCGATCGAGCCGACGGGCTCGGGCGTCCAGTTTGCGTTCCTGTTCCTCGGACTCGGGGGCGGAACCGGCTGCGGGATCGGCCCGCACCTCGCCCGCGAGATCAAGGCGTTTACCGACGGGCGGACCAAGGTGGTCGCGGTGGCGGTGCTGCCGAACACGCAGAATGCGGACACGGTCGGCGGTTCCGCCGACGATGGAGACGACGAAGACGACGTTAGCGCCGGCCGGCAGGCGTGGAACGCCCGGTACGGTCTGGATCGCCTCGAGGAGGAAGTCGACGGGATCGTGCTGGTCGACAACCAGCGCATCTCGTATCTCGACTCGGCGGGCGGCGAGTTCGGCGAGTACAACGAGTATGTCGCCGCATCGATCTACGATCTCGTCGCCGGACCGGTGTTGAGCGGGATCGACCCGAGCGCGGTCGACGGCATCGACACGCCGGACATCGACGTTCGGGACATCGTCACGTCGCTGTCGTTCGGCGTCGCCGGCGAGGAGTCGGAGCCGGGCTACGCCGCGATCGGTCGCTCGGTGACGATGACGCGGTCGCTGTCGGGCTATCTGCTGCCGTTCGTCGGAAAGCGCAATATCGACAGCGCGGCGCTCTCGCGGCTGTCGGCGGCGAAGCAGACGCTCGCGAAGGCCGACGTCGAGGACGCACAGAAGGCGATTTCGCTGATCAGGGCGCCGAAGTCGAACCTCGGGTCCGGCGGCCACAGCGTCGAGATCGGGACCGTCAAGCGATACCTCGAGGGGACCAGTAACCTGAGCGAGGTCAACCTCGGCGTCGCGATGAGCGACCGGAACCTCGCGTCGGTGACGACGCTGCTGACCTACCGCCGCGAGGACCTCGACCGGATCGCGGATATCGAGGCGGCCGCCGAGGCCTACGAAGCGGAAACGGAGGAGTTGCTCGCATGA